The Lentzea guizhouensis genome contains a region encoding:
- the mctP gene encoding monocarboxylate uptake permease MctP, which produces MQWTELIVFSALFLLVTVMGFVAARWQKGETLDHLDEWGLGGRKFGSWITWFLVGGDLYTAYTFVAVPALMFGAGATGFFALPYTVILYPIVFLPLVRMWSVSRVHGYVTPADFVKGRYGSHWLALLIAVTGIVATMPYIALQLVGLEAVLRSMGLNGSGILGHLPLFIAFVILALYTYQSGLRAPALIAFVKDILIYIVILVAIVYLPAKFGGWGEIFNDAQAKFDATPTPNDGILLNSNNQLQYATLALGSALALFIYPHSLTGILASRGRNVIKRNMVALPAYSLVLGLLALLGYVAISAGTKPIVNQATGRPDTNTIVPELFGQNFPSWFAGIAFAAIGIGALVPAAIMSIAAANLWTRNVYKEYLKKNATPAEEAKQAKLASLVVKFGAVAFIVFVDPQFSIDLQLIGGVMILQTLPAVAIALYTRWFHVYGLIAGWIAGMGYGMWLLYNIGNPAIGKAHFAGSALPLGKLSIFGWHPFGGSTVQIYVGIIALTVNLLVAVIATLIARKLKAFNGTDQTDPSDYHVDEDSPRVKPVAAH; this is translated from the coding sequence ATGCAGTGGACCGAGCTGATCGTCTTCAGCGCCCTCTTCCTGCTCGTCACGGTCATGGGCTTCGTCGCCGCGCGGTGGCAGAAGGGCGAGACCCTCGACCACCTCGACGAGTGGGGGCTGGGCGGCCGCAAGTTCGGCAGTTGGATCACGTGGTTCCTGGTCGGTGGCGACCTCTACACCGCGTACACGTTCGTTGCGGTGCCCGCGCTGATGTTCGGTGCCGGCGCGACCGGGTTCTTCGCGTTGCCGTACACGGTGATCCTGTACCCCATCGTGTTCCTGCCGCTGGTGCGCATGTGGTCGGTGAGCCGCGTGCACGGTTACGTCACGCCCGCTGACTTCGTGAAGGGCCGCTACGGCTCGCACTGGCTCGCGTTGCTGATCGCGGTCACCGGCATCGTCGCGACCATGCCGTACATCGCGCTGCAGCTCGTCGGTCTGGAGGCCGTGCTGCGGTCGATGGGCCTCAACGGCTCCGGCATCCTCGGCCACCTGCCGCTGTTCATCGCGTTCGTGATCCTCGCGCTCTACACCTACCAGTCGGGTCTGCGGGCGCCGGCGCTGATCGCGTTCGTCAAGGACATCCTGATCTACATCGTCATCCTCGTGGCGATCGTCTACCTGCCGGCGAAGTTCGGCGGCTGGGGCGAGATCTTCAACGACGCGCAGGCCAAGTTCGACGCGACGCCGACGCCGAACGACGGCATTCTGCTGAACAGCAACAACCAGCTGCAGTACGCGACGCTGGCGCTGGGAAGCGCACTCGCGCTGTTCATCTACCCGCACTCGCTGACCGGCATCCTCGCGAGCCGCGGCCGCAACGTCATCAAGCGCAACATGGTGGCGCTGCCGGCGTACTCGCTGGTGCTGGGTCTGCTGGCGCTGCTCGGTTACGTCGCGATCAGCGCGGGCACCAAGCCGATCGTCAACCAGGCGACCGGCCGTCCCGACACCAACACGATCGTGCCGGAGCTCTTCGGCCAGAACTTCCCGTCGTGGTTCGCGGGCATCGCGTTCGCGGCCATCGGCATCGGTGCGCTCGTGCCCGCGGCGATCATGTCGATCGCGGCGGCGAACCTGTGGACGCGCAACGTCTACAAGGAGTACCTGAAGAAGAACGCCACCCCGGCGGAGGAGGCGAAGCAGGCCAAGCTGGCGAGCCTCGTCGTGAAGTTCGGCGCGGTCGCGTTCATCGTGTTCGTCGACCCGCAGTTCTCGATCGACCTGCAGCTCATCGGTGGTGTGATGATCCTGCAGACGCTGCCGGCGGTCGCGATCGCGCTGTACACCCGCTGGTTCCACGTCTACGGCCTGATCGCGGGCTGGATCGCCGGCATGGGTTACGGCATGTGGTTGCTCTACAACATCGGCAACCCGGCCATCGGCAAGGCGCACTTCGCCGGGTCGGCACTGCCGCTGGGCAAGCTGTCGATCTTCGGCTGGCACCCGTTCGGCGGCTCGACCGTGCAGATCTACGTCGGCATCATCGCGCTGACGGTCAACCTGCTGGTCGCGGTGATCGCCACGCTGATCGCCAGGAAGCTCAAGGCCTTCAACGGCACCGACCAGACGGACCCGTCGGACTACCACGTCGACGAGGACAGCCCTCGGGTCAAGCCGGTGGCCGCGCACTGA
- a CDS encoding septum formation family protein, producing the protein MTRVRLAVGVFLSAWAVSACTINVGGQAVPGPMPSTASASAPALPKSGQCMNAFDLKVLDCAGSHEAEVMSVGELSGLGSGYPDTQALRKAALPPCRSVLTEYLGSADADSTRLRVWAFWPNEQGWKDGQRWRLCTVVEIGPDEKPLVRKGSVKGTLGQNGFTTFQTCTSGSPSKDAEIKMSACTGAHLAEAVPGGVVSLGKSSDPAPSKEQMNAIAKEKCTKAVHDYLGSSKRADVFPAWRNPGSQAWSEGWTNAICYAEATKAFTGTLFGIRDNPLPS; encoded by the coding sequence GTGACTCGTGTGCGGCTGGCGGTGGGTGTCTTCCTGAGCGCGTGGGCGGTCTCCGCCTGCACGATCAACGTGGGTGGGCAGGCGGTCCCAGGACCGATGCCCTCCACCGCCAGTGCGTCCGCACCGGCGCTGCCCAAGTCGGGCCAGTGCATGAACGCGTTCGACCTCAAGGTGCTCGACTGCGCGGGCTCGCACGAGGCCGAGGTGATGAGCGTCGGTGAGCTCTCCGGCCTCGGTTCGGGCTACCCGGACACGCAGGCGCTGCGCAAGGCCGCCCTGCCGCCGTGCCGGTCGGTGCTGACCGAGTACCTGGGCAGCGCCGACGCGGACTCGACCCGGTTGCGGGTGTGGGCCTTCTGGCCGAACGAGCAGGGCTGGAAGGACGGCCAGCGCTGGCGGTTGTGCACCGTCGTCGAGATCGGCCCGGATGAGAAGCCGTTGGTGCGCAAGGGTTCCGTGAAGGGGACCCTCGGCCAGAACGGCTTCACGACGTTCCAGACCTGCACCAGCGGCTCGCCGTCGAAGGACGCCGAGATCAAGATGTCGGCCTGCACCGGCGCGCACCTCGCGGAGGCCGTGCCCGGCGGTGTCGTGTCGCTCGGCAAGTCCAGCGACCCTGCTCCGTCCAAGGAGCAGATGAACGCCATCGCCAAGGAGAAGTGCACCAAGGCCGTGCACGACTACCTGGGTTCGTCCAAGCGCGCGGACGTCTTCCCGGCGTGGCGGAACCCCGGCAGCCAGGCGTGGTCAGAGGGTTGGACCAACGCCATCTGCTACGCGGAGGCCACCAAGGCCTTCACCGGCACCCTCTTCGGCATCCGCGACAACCCGCTCCCGAGCTGA
- a CDS encoding phosphoenolpyruvate carboxykinase (GTP), protein MTAVTIPGLEHAPTNHARLLAWVQEVAELTCPDEVVWADGSQGEWDRLTKKLVDAGTFVPLKKKQNSFWAASDPSDVARVEERTYICSVREEDSGATNNWMDPSEMKAIMTELYRGCMRGRTMYVIPFCMGPLDAEKPMLGVEITDSEYVVVSMHIMTRMGNKALALFGEDADYVPALHSLGAPLEPGQQDVQWPCNETKYISHFPESREIWSFGSGYGGNALLGKKCYSLRIASVMARDEGWLAEHMLILKLTSPENKAYYIAAAFPSACGKTNLAMLEPTIPGWKVETLGDDIAWMRFGEDGRLYAVNPENGFFGVAPGTDYHTNPNAMRTIAKGNSLFTNVALTDDGDIWWEGIGDAPAHLTSWKHQDWTPDSEELAAHPNSRYCTPIEQCDIKAPEWDDPKGVPISAIFFGGRRATTIPLVTESRDWQHGTYMGATLSSETTAAAVGKTGVVRRDPMAMLPFIGYNAGDYFQHWVDLGKRADADKLPKIFYVNWFRRGDDKRFLWPGFGENSRVLKWAIERIEGKAAAVETPIGYVPTADALDLEGLDAPIEDIEASLAFDADEWRAEIPLVEEWFAKIGEKVPTTLRDQLATLKQRLG, encoded by the coding sequence ATGACGGCAGTGACCATTCCCGGTCTCGAACACGCACCTACCAACCACGCGCGTTTGCTCGCATGGGTTCAGGAAGTCGCTGAGCTGACCTGCCCCGACGAGGTTGTTTGGGCTGACGGGTCTCAGGGCGAATGGGACCGCCTCACCAAGAAGCTCGTCGACGCCGGCACGTTCGTGCCCCTCAAGAAGAAGCAGAACTCGTTCTGGGCTGCTTCGGACCCGAGCGACGTGGCTCGCGTGGAGGAGCGCACCTACATCTGTTCGGTGCGCGAGGAGGACTCGGGCGCGACGAACAACTGGATGGACCCTTCCGAGATGAAGGCCATCATGACCGAGCTCTACCGAGGCTGCATGCGTGGCCGCACGATGTACGTGATCCCGTTCTGCATGGGCCCGCTCGACGCGGAGAAGCCGATGCTGGGCGTCGAGATCACGGACTCCGAGTACGTGGTCGTCTCCATGCACATCATGACCCGCATGGGCAACAAGGCGCTGGCGCTGTTCGGTGAGGACGCCGACTACGTGCCGGCGCTGCACTCGCTCGGTGCGCCGCTCGAGCCCGGTCAGCAGGACGTGCAGTGGCCGTGCAACGAGACCAAGTACATCTCGCACTTCCCGGAGTCCCGTGAGATCTGGAGCTTCGGCTCCGGCTACGGCGGCAACGCCCTGCTCGGCAAGAAGTGCTACTCGCTGCGCATCGCGTCCGTGATGGCGCGCGACGAGGGCTGGCTCGCCGAGCACATGCTGATCCTCAAGCTCACCTCGCCGGAGAACAAGGCGTACTACATCGCCGCCGCGTTCCCGTCGGCCTGCGGCAAGACGAACCTCGCCATGCTGGAGCCGACCATCCCCGGCTGGAAGGTCGAGACGCTCGGCGACGACATCGCCTGGATGCGCTTCGGTGAGGACGGCCGTCTGTACGCGGTGAACCCGGAGAACGGCTTCTTCGGCGTCGCGCCCGGCACCGACTACCACACCAACCCGAACGCGATGCGCACCATCGCCAAGGGCAACTCGCTCTTCACTAACGTCGCGCTGACCGACGACGGCGACATCTGGTGGGAGGGCATCGGCGACGCCCCTGCTCACCTGACCTCGTGGAAGCACCAGGACTGGACGCCCGACAGCGAGGAGCTGGCGGCGCACCCGAACTCGCGCTACTGCACCCCGATCGAGCAGTGCGACATCAAGGCGCCGGAGTGGGACGACCCGAAGGGCGTGCCGATCTCGGCGATCTTCTTCGGTGGCCGTCGCGCCACGACGATCCCGCTGGTCACCGAGTCGCGCGACTGGCAGCACGGCACCTACATGGGTGCCACGCTGTCGTCGGAGACCACGGCCGCCGCAGTCGGCAAGACCGGTGTCGTGCGTCGTGACCCGATGGCGATGCTGCCGTTCATCGGCTACAACGCCGGCGACTACTTCCAGCACTGGGTCGACCTCGGCAAGCGCGCCGACGCCGACAAGCTGCCGAAGATCTTCTACGTCAACTGGTTCCGCCGCGGTGACGACAAGCGCTTCCTGTGGCCCGGGTTCGGCGAGAACTCGCGCGTGCTGAAGTGGGCCATCGAGCGCATCGAGGGCAAGGCCGCCGCTGTCGAGACCCCCATCGGCTACGTCCCGACCGCCGACGCCCTCGACCTCGAGGGCCTGGACGCGCCGATCGAGGACATCGAGGCCTCGCTCGCGTTCGACGCCGACGAGTGGCGCGCCGAGATCCCGCTGGTCGAGGAGTGGTTCGCCAAGATCGGCGAGAAGGTCCCGACCACGCTCCGCGACCAACTGGCCACCCTGAAGCAGCGCCTCGGCTAA